ACAATCTGGCTGTATTGATTCTCCTCATCGTCTTTTAGATCTTGCAAGCTTGCCACCCCCACATAGCCTAAAACATGCGAAGCTAAAGCGTTATTAGGGTAGTAGCGCTTGTCTAAAGGCAACACAAAAATGCCTTGAGTTTGGATGAGTTTGGCATAAAGAGGTTGCATGGCGGCATAAGGAATGAATCCCACCACTTTAATGAGATTGTGGTTATAAAGCGAATTTTCTTTTTGGTAATTGTTTAAAAGCGTTTCTTTGGAAAAGTTAGGGAAAAACTTTTGGATGATTTCAATTTTTTCCAAAAGTTCTTTTTGTTTCAGTCTACTGGGCAAAAACACGCCAAACACCAATTCGTTAGTGGCTAAAAACTCATCATTTCTGTCTGTAATATCGCCCCTTGTAGGGACTAGAAATTCTTTTTTGGTCATGTTGCGTTCGGCCAGTTTTTCATAGTATTCTTGATTTTTAACGCTTAAAATAAATAAATTTAAAACCAATAACCCCCAAAACCCTATAAAAACAAAGAGTAAAAGCTTATAGCGAAGATTTTTCATACAAACCCCACAAAGCGCTCTCTATTAAAGCAAAAAGAGCGAGAAAACCGATCGTCTTCAAATCCAAAGACACCGAAAAAAAGCGCGATAAATAGAGGTAATAAACCAAAAAAACATGCAAAGTTTTGAATAAAAAGCCGTCATTAAAAAGCTTTAAAGAGTTTTTATAAACGATTTGATGGTAGATTAAAAACAATAAAGCTAAAACGCCTAAAGTCTTTAAATGCATGCTCTCAAACCAAAACAAACAACCAAACACGCTCAAACTGGGTAAAAAATGATCGTATTTTTTCGCATAAAACAAGAATAAAAACCCAATCATCGGGGGTAAAAAAGGCATTAAGTCTCTCAAAAGGCTATAAAAATAAAAACCCAAGATCCCTAAACATAAGAAAAAAAAGGAATCTTGTTTTAAAGAGAGCATGGTTTTTGTGGCCTATAAGGGGTTAGTGAGCAAGTATTTCAAAAGGGTTTGGCGCACTATTTCAAGGGTTGGGTATTTTGAAGAAAGAGCGTTAAAATGGGTGGTATTGATTAAAAAAGGTTTAGGAGCGTTTAAAAAAAGGCGGTGTTGTTCGTTTTTATTCAACTTGTCAAACTTCGTAAAAAGAGTAAGGTAGGCTTGATCGGGCCTTAAAAGGGCTTGAATGTTTTCTTTAGCGTTTTTATCAATTTCTAAATCCAAATGGCGTGCGTCTACCAAATGGATAAAAAGCTTGATAGAAACCCTAACGCTCAACAATTCCCATAAAAACCCCTCCCATTCTTTTTTCAAGCTTTTAGAAACTTTAGCGTAGCCAAACCCGGGCAAATCAATCACATTAAAAGTGGTTGTTAAGGCGTTTTCTTTATCTTCCCAAGTGGTGGAAAAAAAATTCGCTAAGCGGGTTTTTCCCGGTGTCGCTGAACTTTTGGCGAGATTTTTCCCCAACAAGGTATTAATAAACGAGCTTTTGCCTACATTGCTGCGCCCTAAAATGACCATCTCAGAAGTCAAGCTCGCAGGGCATTGAAAAAGTTGGCTAGAAGAAGTGAGAAAATGAGCGTCTTTAATGGCGATCATGGTTTTTCCTTAGCGCCTTTCTTCTTCAATTTAGCCTTACGATTTTCTTCATTAATATCTTCCATATCAAACACGAATTTAGCGGGCCGTTTCGCGCTCCCCAACACATCAGCATAACCCTTAGTTTTGTTTAAAATGATTTCATCACCGGTGATGACATTAGATTTCCCCACTTCTCTAACCACCGCATTTTGCAATAATTTGTATTCCCCATTCAGCGCGTTATAAATGAGCTTGTCAGCGCTCCCGCTGATTTCACGATTATCCTCTGTAAAGATGTTAAAATGCGTGTTCCCTGTGGCTTCATAGCGCTCTGGCTTTCGTTTATCGTTTAAAAACACGCTCACTTTATCCGCAAACAACCGGTCTTTACCTTTTTTGATCTGCACATTGCCTTGAATAACGGCGGTTTTTGTTTTGTCGTTCGCTACAAATTGGTTGCCAGTAATCTCTAAAAGCTCTCTTTCTTTTTTCAAACCTTTATTGTCTGTTTTTTGAGCGCTCATCACGCTTAAAATACCAAAACAACACACCAAAAAACACCACCAACGCATTAAAAACCTCCTTTGAAAGTGGGGAATTTTTTCTTTTCTTTTTGGCTTTGTTTGATTTCATCTAAGAATAAATGCGCTTGAATGCTTTGAGCTTCAATAATAGCTAATGCATGCGAATAAGAAATGTCAAGCCCTTCAATCTTGCTATTCTTTGAAGTGAGAATGAAACGGCCCTTGCCTTTAAAATTTTGCTCTTTATGGTTATAAATCCCTGTTTCACTCCAAAAACTAGAATCGTTGCTTCTTTTATAAGTAACCCCATTAGGGAAGAAATACAAATCCTGCTGCCGCTTGGCTTTAGGGGATTCAACGCTTTCAATGGTGTCTTCATCATAGCGCTTGATTTTGGAATCAAAAAAGATCTCGTGATCATCGTATTGTAAAGCTTTTTTGCCCTCTATGGACAGATCAAGGATCTTATCGTTGATTTGAAACGCTTTAAAATTTTCTAATTCAATTTTAGGGATATTTTCTTTAGAGACCACGCTAGTGGGTTGGGAACGCAAAAAGAAAAACACTAGCCCTATCGTGATGAAAGACAAAACCACAAAGAAGTTTAAAACGCTATTAGAGGTAAAGCTTGAGCGCTTCATCTTGCAAGCCTTCCAATTCTAAGAGATAATCAATCGCTTCCCTAACAGCCCCCTTGCCCCCTGAATTTTGCAACACCTTATAGGCCTTGCTTTTAAGCAAGGGGTGTGCATCAAAAGGAGCAAAACTCAAAGCGCATGCCTTAAACATGCCTAAATCGTTATAATCATCGCCTACGCATGCGATTTCTTGCGCGCTCAATTGCAAGTCTTTTTTGAGCCGCTCTATAACGGCGTTTTTATTTTCAACGCCCATAAAAACAAACTGAACGCCCAAGCTCTCCATGCGTCTTTTCACCATGATTGAAGTTCTTCCTGTAATGATAGCGATTTTTTTGCCTAATTTTTGCCATAGCGTCATGCCAAGCCCGTCTTTGACATTAAAAGCCTTGATTTCGTGAAAATTTTCATCAAAATACAACGCCCCGTCCGTGAGCGTGCCATCCACATCTAAAAGCAATAACTTAATCATTCTCTCGTTAAAACCGCATTCTGGTTGTATTTTTTCATAAAATCCCTAGCCTCTTCTTCGCTTTGAAACCCTTGAACTAAAACTTTATACAAATCGTCTTTAAAAGCAACCTTGACGCTGTAATTTTTATTCTCTGCTTGCAATTTATCCGCTAGAGTTTGAGCGCCTATTTGGTTTCTAAAAGCCCCCATTTGCAAAGAAAATTTCCCTCCACTCACGCTTTTTTCGCTCTCGCCGACTTTAAATTCCTTGTGTAAGATCTTTGAAGAGTTGGCGTTAAAGGATTGCTCGTATTGCTTAGAGATAACCCCACCAAAACCCAAAACAATGAGGCGCACGCTGGCCGTGCCTTTTTGAACCATATCAATATCCCTAGCGGCCGCATTAGACAAATCAATGATGCGATCGCTCACAAAAGGCCCTCTATCATTAATGCGCACGATGGTGCTTAAGTTATTATCAACATTGATGACTTTCACCACGGTGTTCATGGGTAAAGTCTTGTGCGCGGCGGTGTGGGCATACATGTTATAGATTTCCCCATTACTGGTTTTTTTGGCATGGAAATTGGGACCATACCAACTCGCAACGCCATCAAATTTTTCGCCTAAATCCACTTTAGTGGGGTAATACCACTTGCCACCCACTTGATAAGGGCGCATGGTGGCTCTTTGGATCGCACTAGAATCGCGCATGCCGTTATCTAGGGGTTGTTTTGTATTGCTATCTTGCGAATCGGAGTGGTGTTTGAAATGGCGTTCAAAAAAATTGCGTTTATAGGTGGCTTTTTTGGTTGTCGGGTCATAGTCTTTAGCGTTTTCATAAGCGCGCAAGCTTTCATGCTTGTAAGACAAATTCTTTACCCCATTTTTTTTGACCGCACAAGCACTAATCAAAAAAATAACGCCTAAAAAACAAACTTTTTTTAACGCCAAACCCATTAAAATTCCCTCGTAGCGAGTAATTTTTTGTTGGTGGGGATGATTAAGCGCTGGTGGATAAAAATATTAGAATCTTTGAGGTTATTGGCTAATTGGATACTGGAAATACTGACTTGATAGCGTTTAGCGATAGAAGACAAGGTTTCTTTAGGCAAGACCACATGGGTGATGAAAGGGCTTTTTGAACTGGCTTGAATGCTTTTATTTTGTTTGAGTTGGCGTTGTTTGAAAAGGGCGAGTTTTTCATAAGGGATATAAATGGTGTAGGTGGGGTCTTTAGAGGGCAGAATATTATAGCGGAATTGGTGGTTGTAGGATTTTAAGGTTTCTAAACTCAAGTTTAAATTTTTGGCCACTTGGATTAAAGAAGTGTGCCTTTTAAACGGGACGCCCACTAAACTCACCCTCGCCCCACGATTGAGTAGATATTCTTTATCTTTGAGATTGTCTAGGCTGTTGAATTTCAACGCCAAGCTTAGAATGGAGCGGATATACTCTCGTGTCTCTTTAGGGAGGTATTTTTTATCTTCATCTAGCAAGACTTTAATGTCTGAAGTGCCGGCGGCTTTAATAGCATTTTGAACCTTGCGTAAGCCGTAATTATACGCCATAGCGACCAAATACCACTCCCCGGTTTGCTTGTAGAGCCGTTTCAAATAAGTGATCGCCGCTTGAGTGCTTTTAATGGGATCTCTTCTTTCATCAATGTAATGATTGACCTTAAGCCCTAATTCTTTAGCCGTGCTTGGCATGAATTGCCAAATCCCTACCGCTTTTTTCCTGCTATAAGCCCTTGATGAAAATTTGGACTCTGCCATGGCTAAAAATAAAAATTCTTGCGGCACGCTCGCTTCTATGAGCATGTTTTTAATGATGGGGATGAACTGGTAATTCACATCAAATCTTTTGACTAACTTTTTCCATTCCTCTTCTTTATTCATTTTCTTTAAAGCGTTTGGCATTTGGGATAAAAAGCCCGCATTAACCCCAAAGGCCTCTAGCGCTTTGGTGTCAATATTAGATTCAAAAGCCATTTTCGCATGGCCTAAAGAGGCCAATAAAAGGGTAACAAAAAAAACCAACCATTTTTGACTAAAACACTTCATTCTTTTTGGCATCGCATCCTAATAACTACAGCTATCCAGCTTTTAAAATAGCTTTGATTATAGCTAAACTTGAATAACGCTTTCTAACACAGCCTTATTTTAGGGGAAACTAAAGAGCGTTTGAGCGTTATGCGTGCTTAAAGAAGCGAGCTCTTCAGTCTCTATGTTGATGATTTCGGCAATTTTTTGAGCGATTAAAGGGATATAAGTAGGGCTATTCCTAGTACCTCTAAAAGGGTGTGGGGTCAAATAGGGCGAATCCGTTTCTAAAAGAAGCCTGTTTTTAGGGATTTTAGGGAGGATCTCTACCAGTCTTTTAGCGTTTTTAAAAGTGCTAACCCCTCCTATCCCATAGTAAAAACGATCGCTTAATTCCAAAAGCATGCCATCAGCGTTAAAGCAGTGCAACACCCCAAAAGCTTTAGGATAGCTTTTTAAAAGATTCAAACTATCAAAACTCGCCTCTCTGATGTGGATGATCAAGGGCTTGTTGTGTTGGATAGAAAATTCAATCTGTTTGGTAAAAACTTCTTTTTGTTTGCTTTTATAATTTTCTCTTTCATTCAATTCAGGCAAGCGGTAGTAATCCAGTCCGCATTCGCCTATCGCCACGCATTTTTGATGCCCAATAAACTTTTCAAACAGGCTTTCATCAAAGCTTTCCACATCATAAGGGTGAGCACCTATGGCAAAAAACACGCCTTCAAATTTTTCGCTAATCTCTATTGCTCTGTTCAAATCCTTCATGTCCGCGCCCGGAATCACGCATTGAGTAACGCCTTTTTCTAGGCTTTCTTTTAACACTTCTTCTAAATCGTTTTCATAATCCCTGTGATCCAAATGGCAATGCGTATCAATAAACATGCTTTTATCCTGTGGTTTTATTTAGTATGTTACAATACTTAAGAATTCTAACATAAGGAAAATAATCATTAACGATGTTCAGCGGTCTAATCCATCAAATAGCTAAAGTAAAAAGTTTCCACAACAATATTTTAAGCGTAGAGAGCGATCTCAATCCCAAGCTTGGCGACAGCATTGCGATTAATGGGGCGTGTTTGACCGCCATAGAAAGTTCAAAAACGCATTTTAGCGTGGAATTGAGCCAAAAAACCCAAAACAGCGTAGCGTTAGAAAATTACAAGGATTTAGTCCATATTGAGCCAGCCCTAAAAGCGAACGCTAGTTTAGACGGGCATTTTGTGCAAGGGCATATTGACGCTATCGGGGTCATTGAAAAAATCATTCACAACTCTAATCAAGTGGATTTTTTCATCAGCGCTTCTAAAGAAACGCTTTTGTTGTGCGTTGAGCAAGGCTCTATTGCGATTGATGGGGTGAGTTTGACTTTAAGCAAGGTAGAAGAAAAGGGGTTTTGGCTAACGATTATCCCTTACACTTTAGAGAATACCCTTTTTAAGACTTATAAACTCAAACGGCGCGTGAATATTGAAACGGACATGTTGGTTCGCAGCGTTGCGTCTATTTTGAAAAAAACAAAAGGGTTTGAAAAAAATTTCTCTTGGAATGACGCCGATGCTTTGACTTTAGGGTATTAGATGAATAAAACCATAAAAGCCGCCGCTCTGGCCTATAACATGGGGCAAGATCATGCCCCAAAGGTGATCGCAAGCGGGGTGGGTGAAGTGGCTAAAAGGATCATTCAAAAAGCTAGGGAATACGATATAGCGCTCTTTTCTAACCCCATGCTAGTGGATTCGCTTTTAAAGGTGGAATTAGATTGTGCGATACCTGAAGAATTGTATGAAAGCGTGGTGCAAGTGTTTTTATGGCTCAATAGCGTGGAAAATAACGCACAAATGTCCAAGTGATCGGGATGTAAAGTTAAAACGATGGTAGTGGAATTAAAAAACATTGAAAAGATTTATGAAAACGGATTCCATGCTCTAAAAGGCGTGAATTTGGAATTGAAAAAAGGCGACATTTTAGGCGTGATAGGCTATTCAGGGGCGGGGAAATCCACGCTCATTCGCCTAATCAATTGTTTAGAGCGCCCCAGTTCTGGCGAAGTTTTAGTCAATGGGGTCAATCTGTTAAACTTAAAGCCTAAAGAATTGCAAAAAGCGCGCCAGAAAATAGGCATGATTTTCCAGCATTTCAATTTATTGAGCGCTAAAGATGTGTTTGAAAATGTCGCTTTCGCTTTAGAAATCGCCCGATGGGAAAAAACTAAGATCCAATCCAGGGTGCATGAATTGTTGGAATTAGTGGGGTTAGAAGATAAAATGCATTTTTATCCTAAACAGCTAAGCGGTGGGCAAAAGCAACGAGTGGCGATCGCTAGGAGTTTAGCGAATTGCCCTGATTTGTTGCTTTGCGATGAAGCCACATCTGCTTTGGATTCTAAAACCACGCATTCTATTTTAACGCTTTTGAGCGGCATTCAAAAAAAGCTTGATTTGAGTATCGTTTTCATCACGCATGAAATTGAAGTGGTTAAAGAATTGTGCAATCAAATGTGCGTGATCAGTAGCGGCGAAATTGTGGAAAGAGGCTCAGTGGAAGAAATTTTTGCTAACCCTAAACATGCCGTTACTAAAGAATTGCTTGGCATCAAAAACGAGCATGGGGATCAAAAATCGCAAGACGTTTATCGCATTGTGTTTTTAGGGGAGCATTTAGACGAGCCGATCATTTCTAATTTGATCAGGCGTTTTAAAATAGACGTGAGCATCATTTCAGGCAATATTGAAGAGCTTACGACCAAAGATATAGGGTATTTAGTGGTGCGGTTTTTAGGCAATGTTGCAGAGATTCAAAGGGCTTTAGAGTATTTAAACGCTTTAGGCTTACAGGTTGAAAAATTAAAGGATTAAAATGATTTCTCAAATGCTCATTCAAGCCACGCTAGAAACGCTTTATATGGTGTTTGTGGCGAGCTTTTTAGCGGTTGTTTTTGGCTTGCCTTTGGGGGTTTTATTGTTAGTGAGTAAAAAAGGGCATTTGTTAAACAAACCCCTTTTGCATAAGATTTTAGACACTTCTATCAACATGACTCGCTCTTTCCCTTTTATCATTTTGATTATTTTGCTCCTGCCTTTATCGCGCTTTTTGATTGGCACGAGCATTGGCTCTAGCGCGAGCATTATCCCGCTAGCCATTTCAGCCATTCCTTTTGTCGCAAAGCTTTTTGAAAATTCTTTAATGGAAGTAGAGCATGGCAAGATTGAAACCACTTTAAGTTTGGGAGCGTCTCATTTGGAAGTCATTAAAATGATGCTTTTAGAGAGCCTGCCCTCTTTAGTGAACAATATCACCATCACCTTAATTTCTTTAATAGGCTATTCGGCTATGGCAGGAGCGTTAGGGGCTGGGGGCTTGGGGGATTTAGCCATTAGGATTGGCTATCAAAGTTATAGGGGCGATGTGCTTTTTTATGCGGTGGTTGTGATTATTGTTTTAGTGCAA
The Helicobacter pylori genome window above contains:
- a CDS encoding FlhB-like flagellar biosynthesis protein; translation: MNKTIKAAALAYNMGQDHAPKVIASGVGEVAKRIIQKAREYDIALFSNPMLVDSLLKVELDCAIPEELYESVVQVFLWLNSVENNAQMSK
- a CDS encoding methionine ABC transporter ATP-binding protein, whose protein sequence is MVVELKNIEKIYENGFHALKGVNLELKKGDILGVIGYSGAGKSTLIRLINCLERPSSGEVLVNGVNLLNLKPKELQKARQKIGMIFQHFNLLSAKDVFENVAFALEIARWEKTKIQSRVHELLELVGLEDKMHFYPKQLSGGQKQRVAIARSLANCPDLLLCDEATSALDSKTTHSILTLLSGIQKKLDLSIVFITHEIEVVKELCNQMCVISSGEIVERGSVEEIFANPKHAVTKELLGIKNEHGDQKSQDVYRIVFLGEHLDEPIISNLIRRFKIDVSIISGNIEELTTKDIGYLVVRFLGNVAEIQRALEYLNALGLQVEKLKD
- the yihA gene encoding ribosome biogenesis GTP-binding protein YihA/YsxC; this encodes MIAIKDAHFLTSSSQLFQCPASLTSEMVILGRSNVGKSSFINTLLGKNLAKSSATPGKTRLANFFSTTWEDKENALTTTFNVIDLPGFGYAKVSKSLKKEWEGFLWELLSVRVSIKLFIHLVDARHLDLEIDKNAKENIQALLRPDQAYLTLFTKFDKLNKNEQHRLFLNAPKPFLINTTHFNALSSKYPTLEIVRQTLLKYLLTNPL
- a CDS encoding septal ring lytic transglycosylase RlpA family protein, whose protein sequence is MGLALKKVCFLGVIFLISACAVKKNGVKNLSYKHESLRAYENAKDYDPTTKKATYKRNFFERHFKHHSDSQDSNTKQPLDNGMRDSSAIQRATMRPYQVGGKWYYPTKVDLGEKFDGVASWYGPNFHAKKTSNGEIYNMYAHTAAHKTLPMNTVVKVINVDNNLSTIVRINDRGPFVSDRIIDLSNAAARDIDMVQKGTASVRLIVLGFGGVISKQYEQSFNANSSKILHKEFKVGESEKSVSGGKFSLQMGAFRNQIGAQTLADKLQAENKNYSVKVAFKDDLYKVLVQGFQSEEEARDFMKKYNQNAVLTRE
- a CDS encoding TatD family hydrolase produces the protein MFIDTHCHLDHRDYENDLEEVLKESLEKGVTQCVIPGADMKDLNRAIEISEKFEGVFFAIGAHPYDVESFDESLFEKFIGHQKCVAIGECGLDYYRLPELNERENYKSKQKEVFTKQIEFSIQHNKPLIIHIREASFDSLNLLKSYPKAFGVLHCFNADGMLLELSDRFYYGIGGVSTFKNAKRLVEILPKIPKNRLLLETDSPYLTPHPFRGTRNSPTYIPLIAQKIAEIINIETEELASLSTHNAQTLFSFP
- the lptA gene encoding lipopolysaccharide transport periplasmic protein LptA, translated to MRWWCFLVCCFGILSVMSAQKTDNKGLKKERELLEITGNQFVANDKTKTAVIQGNVQIKKGKDRLFADKVSVFLNDKRKPERYEATGNTHFNIFTEDNREISGSADKLIYNALNGEYKLLQNAVVREVGKSNVITGDEIILNKTKGYADVLGSAKRPAKFVFDMEDINEENRKAKLKKKGAKEKP
- the metI gene encoding methionine ABC transporter permease, encoding MISQMLIQATLETLYMVFVASFLAVVFGLPLGVLLLVSKKGHLLNKPLLHKILDTSINMTRSFPFIILIILLLPLSRFLIGTSIGSSASIIPLAISAIPFVAKLFENSLMEVEHGKIETTLSLGASHLEVIKMMLLESLPSLVNNITITLISLIGYSAMAGALGAGGLGDLAIRIGYQSYRGDVLFYAVVVIIVLVQIIQSAGDYVVKRLRKHKY
- a CDS encoding lytic transglycosylase domain-containing protein, encoding MPKRMKCFSQKWLVFFVTLLLASLGHAKMAFESNIDTKALEAFGVNAGFLSQMPNALKKMNKEEEWKKLVKRFDVNYQFIPIIKNMLIEASVPQEFLFLAMAESKFSSRAYSRKKAVGIWQFMPSTAKELGLKVNHYIDERRDPIKSTQAAITYLKRLYKQTGEWYLVAMAYNYGLRKVQNAIKAAGTSDIKVLLDEDKKYLPKETREYIRSILSLALKFNSLDNLKDKEYLLNRGARVSLVGVPFKRHTSLIQVAKNLNLSLETLKSYNHQFRYNILPSKDPTYTIYIPYEKLALFKQRQLKQNKSIQASSKSPFITHVVLPKETLSSIAKRYQVSISSIQLANNLKDSNIFIHQRLIIPTNKKLLATREF
- a CDS encoding KdsC family phosphatase; this encodes MIKLLLLDVDGTLTDGALYFDENFHEIKAFNVKDGLGMTLWQKLGKKIAIITGRTSIMVKRRMESLGVQFVFMGVENKNAVIERLKKDLQLSAQEIACVGDDYNDLGMFKACALSFAPFDAHPLLKSKAYKVLQNSGGKGAVREAIDYLLELEGLQDEALKLYL
- the ribE gene encoding riboflavin synthase, which translates into the protein MFSGLIHQIAKVKSFHNNILSVESDLNPKLGDSIAINGACLTAIESSKTHFSVELSQKTQNSVALENYKDLVHIEPALKANASLDGHFVQGHIDAIGVIEKIIHNSNQVDFFISASKETLLLCVEQGSIAIDGVSLTLSKVEEKGFWLTIIPYTLENTLFKTYKLKRRVNIETDMLVRSVASILKKTKGFEKNFSWNDADALTLGY